A genomic segment from Frateuria edaphi encodes:
- the hisF gene encoding imidazole glycerol phosphate synthase subunit HisF, which yields MLSRRIIPCLDVRDGQVVKGVRFRDHAVVGGIVELALRYRDAGADELVFYDITASPEGRAVDRAWVERVAREIDIPFCVAGGIRSVDEARAVLHAGADKVSINSPALERPSLIADLAAAFGVQCVVVGIDSLRDADGQWRVRQYTGDPSRTQALPRRTLDWIVEAQRLGAGEIVLNCMGSDGVRGGYDLAQLAEARAVCGVPLVASGGAGTAEHFREVFAQADVDGALAASVFHSGAIEVSALKQWLSGQGIAVRVTTETGGVR from the coding sequence GTGCTGAGCCGTCGCATCATTCCCTGCCTGGATGTGCGCGACGGTCAGGTCGTCAAGGGCGTGCGCTTTCGCGACCACGCGGTGGTCGGCGGCATCGTCGAGCTGGCGCTGCGGTATCGCGACGCGGGGGCGGACGAGCTGGTGTTCTACGACATCACTGCCAGCCCGGAGGGGCGCGCCGTCGACAGAGCCTGGGTCGAACGGGTGGCGCGGGAGATCGATATCCCCTTTTGCGTGGCCGGCGGCATCCGCAGCGTCGATGAGGCGCGCGCGGTGCTGCACGCCGGGGCGGACAAGGTATCGATCAATTCGCCGGCGCTGGAGCGGCCATCCCTGATTGCCGACCTGGCCGCGGCGTTCGGTGTGCAGTGCGTCGTCGTCGGCATCGATTCGCTTCGCGATGCCGATGGGCAGTGGCGTGTGCGCCAGTACACCGGCGATCCGTCGCGCACGCAGGCGCTGCCGCGGCGCACGCTGGACTGGATCGTGGAGGCGCAGCGCCTGGGCGCCGGCGAGATCGTGCTCAATTGCATGGGCAGCGACGGCGTGCGTGGTGGCTACGATCTGGCGCAACTGGCCGAGGCGCGCGCGGTCTGTGGGGTGCCGCTCGTCGCCTCCGGCGGTGCCGGCACAGCCGAGCATTTTCGCGAGGTGTTCGCCCAGGCCGATGTAGATGGCGCGCTGGCGGCCAGTGTGTTCCATTCCGGCGCGATCGAGGTGTCGGCATTGAAGCAGTGGCTTTCCGGGCAGGGCATTGCGGTGCGCGTGACGACGGAAACCGGAGGTGTGCGATGA
- the mtnC gene encoding acireductone synthase, which translates to MTTIRAIVTDIEGTTSSIDFVKDVLFPYARKRLPAFVETHADRPEVQHWLHEAAKEAGIIEASRQEIIELLLGWIDQDRKSTALKALQGMIWKEGYEAGEYRAHVYPEVSARLHGWRADGLHLYVYSSGSVPAQRLFFRYSDAGDLTPLFAGYFDTETGPKRESDSYAKIAEAIGERPEHILFLSDIVEELDAAGTAGMQTGWLVRAPQAMPSEPRHRAYADFDAIEP; encoded by the coding sequence ATGACCACCATCCGCGCCATCGTCACCGACATCGAAGGCACCACCAGTTCGATCGATTTCGTCAAGGACGTGCTGTTTCCGTACGCCCGCAAGCGCCTGCCGGCCTTCGTCGAAACGCACGCCGACCGGCCCGAAGTGCAGCACTGGCTGCACGAGGCGGCCAAGGAAGCGGGCATCATCGAGGCCAGCCGCCAGGAAATCATCGAGCTGTTGCTGGGCTGGATCGACCAGGACCGCAAATCCACCGCGCTCAAGGCGCTGCAGGGGATGATCTGGAAGGAAGGCTACGAGGCTGGCGAATACCGCGCGCACGTCTATCCCGAAGTATCCGCACGCCTGCATGGCTGGCGCGCCGACGGCCTGCACCTGTACGTCTATTCCTCCGGTTCGGTACCGGCGCAGCGATTGTTCTTCCGCTACAGCGACGCGGGGGACCTGACGCCGCTGTTCGCCGGCTATTTCGACACCGAAACCGGCCCCAAGCGCGAATCCGACTCGTACGCGAAGATCGCCGAAGCGATCGGCGAACGCCCGGAGCACATCCTGTTCCTGTCCGACATCGTCGAGGAACTGGATGCCGCAGGCACCGCCGGCATGCAGACCGGCTGGCTCGTCCGTGCACCACAGGCGATGCCGTCCGAGCCGCGCCATCGCGCCTACGCGGATTTCGACGCCATCGAACCCTGA
- a CDS encoding C13 family peptidase, producing the protein MRASLIALLAFAAGILAMLLAQGWLPHHPAGQASRVPAIARVATQPPLDDAEAPALPQDDWPEQAPTPEQVLYTQPQLLDAALARLGPRVPGRPNLYLLAFAGDGSEDVFHNEAEYAARLFTRRFGATAHALVLENSPDTLSTRPLATWSNLESALDGLADAMDLRQDVLLLYLSTHGSEDHTLLVDMDPLPLDQIGAQDLGAILAARPFKWKVVVVNACYSGGFIPSLQGEGTLVLTAARSDRSSFGCGNDSAATYFGRAWLIDALNHTPDFIAAFAQAKGEITKWERQERLLPSEPQMAIGKGIAEQLARWRQGLNPGPAVPFQQPRQSAPLAAHH; encoded by the coding sequence ATGCGCGCAAGCCTGATCGCCCTGCTCGCATTTGCCGCCGGCATTCTGGCGATGCTGCTGGCCCAGGGCTGGCTCCCTCACCACCCGGCCGGCCAGGCATCGCGCGTGCCGGCGATCGCCCGGGTCGCCACGCAGCCGCCGCTCGACGACGCCGAAGCCCCGGCGTTGCCGCAGGATGACTGGCCGGAACAGGCACCGACGCCCGAGCAGGTGCTCTACACCCAACCGCAGCTGCTGGATGCCGCGCTCGCCCGGCTCGGTCCACGCGTCCCGGGCAGGCCAAATCTCTACCTGCTCGCCTTCGCCGGCGACGGCAGCGAGGACGTCTTCCACAACGAAGCAGAGTACGCCGCGCGCCTGTTTACCCGGCGGTTCGGCGCCACGGCGCACGCGCTCGTGCTCGAGAACTCCCCGGACACGCTATCCACCCGGCCGCTGGCCACCTGGAGCAACCTGGAAAGCGCCCTCGATGGACTGGCCGACGCCATGGACCTACGACAGGACGTCCTGCTCCTCTACCTTTCCACTCACGGCAGCGAAGACCATACCCTGCTCGTGGACATGGACCCGCTGCCGCTGGACCAGATCGGCGCGCAGGACCTTGGCGCGATCCTCGCGGCACGCCCATTCAAGTGGAAGGTGGTGGTGGTCAACGCCTGCTACTCCGGCGGCTTCATCCCGTCGCTGCAGGGCGAGGGCACCCTGGTACTCACCGCTGCGCGCAGCGACCGCAGTTCGTTCGGCTGTGGCAACGATTCGGCGGCAACCTACTTCGGCCGCGCATGGCTGATCGATGCGCTGAACCACACGCCCGACTTCATCGCCGCCTTCGCGCAGGCAAAAGGCGAGATCACGAAGTGGGAGCGACAGGAGCGACTGCTGCCTTCCGAGCCGCAGATGGCGATCGGCAAAGGCATCGCCGAGCAGCTGGCGCGATGGCGCCAGGGCCTGAATCCGGGCCCGGCCGTGCCCTTCCAGCAACCACGGCAATCCGCTCCGCTGGCTGCCCATCACTGA
- the hisD gene encoding histidinol dehydrogenase: MKRLAWNALDEQGRAAALARPVQARSDELRDGVAGIIEAVRGQGDAALLRFTARYDRCTLQRLEVEPSEFDEAEAALDPALKAAIGEAAARIEAFHRAAAPRPVAMETAPGVRVERVLRAIGRVGLYVPAGTAPLPSTALMLGVPARIAGCAEVVLCSPARADGRCDPAVLHVARVIGAHRVFKLGGAQAIAAMAYGTASVPRCDKLFGPGNAWVTEAKVQVSTDPQGAAIDMPAGPSEVLVVADAQAEPAFVAADLLSQAEHGPDSQVVLVSPSAGLLDAVAAEVERQCAALPRADVARRALANSRLIEVDSLEQAIEVSNRYAPEHLILQVIEPRAWLARVESAGSVFLGAWTPESVGDYSSGSNHVLPTYGYARSHSGVSVASFQKQISVQELSPEGLRVIGPCTATLAAAEQLEAHRRAVTLRLAALDAEVSIA; encoded by the coding sequence ATGAAGCGGCTGGCGTGGAATGCGTTGGACGAACAGGGGCGCGCCGCGGCCCTGGCGCGGCCGGTGCAGGCGCGCAGCGACGAGCTGCGCGACGGTGTCGCAGGGATTATCGAAGCCGTGCGCGGGCAGGGCGATGCGGCGCTGCTGCGCTTCACCGCTCGGTACGACCGCTGCACGCTCCAGCGGTTGGAGGTCGAGCCGTCCGAGTTCGACGAGGCCGAGGCGGCGCTCGATCCGGCGTTGAAGGCGGCGATAGGCGAGGCGGCCGCGCGCATCGAGGCGTTCCATCGCGCCGCCGCACCTCGACCGGTGGCGATGGAAACCGCGCCAGGTGTGCGCGTCGAACGCGTGTTGCGGGCAATCGGCCGCGTCGGGCTTTACGTGCCGGCCGGCACCGCGCCGTTGCCGTCCACGGCGTTGATGCTGGGCGTGCCGGCGCGCATCGCCGGCTGCGCCGAGGTTGTCTTGTGTTCCCCGGCGCGCGCGGATGGTCGTTGCGATCCGGCCGTTCTCCATGTGGCGCGCGTCATCGGTGCGCATCGGGTGTTCAAGCTCGGCGGCGCGCAGGCGATTGCCGCGATGGCGTACGGCACGGCAAGCGTGCCCCGTTGCGACAAGCTGTTCGGGCCGGGCAACGCGTGGGTCACCGAGGCCAAAGTGCAGGTTTCGACCGATCCGCAGGGCGCGGCGATCGACATGCCGGCCGGTCCGTCGGAAGTGCTGGTGGTGGCCGATGCGCAGGCCGAGCCCGCCTTCGTGGCGGCAGATCTGTTGTCCCAGGCCGAACACGGACCGGATTCGCAGGTAGTGCTGGTAAGCCCGTCGGCCGGCTTGCTGGATGCCGTGGCGGCCGAAGTCGAGCGCCAGTGCGCGGCTTTGCCGCGAGCAGATGTCGCGCGCCGGGCGCTGGCGAACAGCCGGTTGATCGAGGTCGACTCGCTGGAGCAGGCGATCGAGGTGAGCAACCGCTACGCGCCGGAACATTTGATCCTGCAGGTCATCGAGCCGCGTGCCTGGCTGGCGCGGGTGGAGAGTGCCGGCTCGGTGTTCCTGGGCGCATGGACGCCCGAATCGGTCGGCGATTATTCGAGCGGCAGCAACCACGTGCTGCCGACCTACGGTTATGCGCGCAGCCACAGTGGCGTGTCGGTGGCCAGTTTCCAGAAGCAGATCAGCGTGCAGGAGCTGAGTCCGGAAGGGCTGCGGGTGATCGGTCCGTGCACCGCCACGCTGGCCGCCGCCGAGCAGTTGGAGGCGCACCGCCGCGCGGTGACGCTGCGGCTGGCGGCGCTCGATGCGGAGGTATCCATCGCATGA
- a CDS encoding high-potential iron-sulfur protein, whose amino-acid sequence MSQEKDIESRRRFLKVAAGTAAAAAVVGGMPRFARAADLPHVAESDPTAKALDYVEDASKSKNPKHTAGAVCSNCQFFTDPTAKAYGPCQLFPGKAVNAKGWCVSHTTRKA is encoded by the coding sequence ATGTCGCAAGAAAAAGACATCGAATCGCGTCGACGCTTCCTGAAGGTCGCGGCCGGCACGGCGGCGGCCGCCGCGGTGGTCGGTGGCATGCCACGCTTCGCGCGCGCCGCTGATCTGCCGCATGTGGCCGAGTCCGATCCGACGGCGAAGGCGCTCGATTATGTCGAGGACGCCAGCAAGTCGAAGAACCCGAAGCATACGGCGGGCGCCGTGTGTTCGAATTGTCAGTTCTTCACTGACCCGACCGCCAAGGCTTACGGCCCTTGCCAGTTGTTCCCCGGCAAGGCGGTGAACGCCAAGGGCTGGTGCGTCTCGCACACTACCAGGAAGGCCTGA
- the hisB gene encoding bifunctional histidinol-phosphatase/imidazoleglycerol-phosphate dehydratase HisB has product MSRKILFVDRDGCLIVEPPDEQIDSYAKLDLLPGVIGALQRCVAAGYELVMVTNQDGLGTASFPEEAFRGPQELLLRVLASQGIVFGEVLVDRSFPHEGLDTRKPGIGLLRHYLADDAWSRAASAVIGDRESDMQLAANLGVRGLRVGPSGFGWEEIAHRLLDAPRVGAVHRRTRETSIEVGVDLDRPAEPQVRTGLGFFDHMLEQIGKHGGFALTLTCVGDTQVDEHHTVEDCALALGQALRQALGDKRGIGRYGFTLPMDESLASAALDLSGRPCFVFEGSFPRERVGDLPTELVAHFFRSLCETLGANLHLSVRGDNAHHMVEACFKVVARALRQALRREGSELPSTKGAL; this is encoded by the coding sequence ATGAGCCGGAAAATCCTTTTCGTCGATCGCGACGGCTGCCTTATCGTCGAACCACCGGACGAGCAAATCGACAGCTACGCTAAGCTCGATCTGCTGCCGGGCGTGATCGGCGCATTGCAGCGTTGCGTCGCGGCCGGCTACGAGCTGGTGATGGTGACCAACCAGGACGGCCTGGGTACCGCCAGCTTCCCCGAGGAGGCGTTTCGCGGGCCGCAGGAGCTGTTGCTGCGCGTCCTCGCTTCGCAGGGCATCGTGTTCGGCGAGGTTCTCGTCGATCGCAGCTTCCCGCACGAAGGGCTGGATACACGCAAACCCGGGATTGGCCTCCTGCGCCATTACCTCGCCGACGACGCTTGGAGCCGTGCCGCATCCGCGGTGATCGGCGACCGCGAGAGCGACATGCAGCTTGCCGCCAATCTGGGCGTGCGTGGATTGCGGGTCGGTCCGTCAGGCTTTGGCTGGGAGGAAATCGCGCATCGCCTGCTGGACGCGCCGCGTGTCGGGGCGGTGCATCGGCGGACGCGCGAGACGTCCATCGAGGTAGGCGTGGATCTGGATCGCCCGGCTGAACCACAGGTACGCACCGGCCTGGGCTTCTTCGACCACATGCTCGAACAGATCGGCAAGCACGGCGGCTTCGCGCTCACGCTCACCTGCGTGGGCGATACGCAAGTGGACGAGCACCACACGGTGGAGGACTGCGCGCTGGCGCTGGGCCAAGCGCTGCGACAGGCACTCGGCGACAAGCGTGGGATCGGCCGCTACGGTTTCACTTTGCCGATGGATGAATCGCTCGCCAGTGCAGCGCTCGATCTCTCCGGACGGCCCTGTTTCGTGTTCGAGGGCAGCTTCCCGCGCGAACGGGTCGGCGATTTGCCGACCGAACTGGTGGCGCATTTCTTCCGCTCGCTGTGCGAGACGCTGGGCGCCAACCTGCACCTGTCGGTACGGGGCGACAACGCGCACCACATGGTCGAGGCCTGCTTCAAGGTCGTCGCCCGTGCGCTGCGCCAGGCCCTGCGGAGGGAGGGCAGCGAACTGCCCAGTACCAAGGGGGCTCTGTGA
- a CDS encoding HisA/HisF-related TIM barrel protein, with product MKAEILPAIDLREGRVVRLAQGDYARQKTYPDDPVALASGYAAAGARWLHVVDLDGAKSGGFANLPVIEALARTGLRVQAGGGVRGIADVHRLLDAGVERVVVGSVAIRDPERVVDWLRRHGADRFTIALDTRWQEDRWTLPSAGWTQAEARTLDDLAPWFAARGARHLLCTDIDRDGMLAGPNLTLYRHLSDIAPALAVQASGGVRSIDDIRDARVAGASSVILGRGLLEGCFGLAEAMAA from the coding sequence ATGAAAGCTGAAATCCTCCCCGCCATCGATTTGCGCGAAGGCCGCGTCGTCCGACTCGCGCAAGGCGACTACGCCCGCCAGAAGACTTACCCCGATGACCCCGTTGCGCTGGCTTCCGGTTACGCGGCGGCCGGTGCGCGCTGGCTGCATGTGGTCGACCTCGACGGGGCGAAGTCGGGCGGATTCGCCAACCTGCCTGTGATCGAAGCCTTGGCACGCACCGGTCTGCGAGTACAGGCCGGTGGCGGCGTGCGCGGCATCGCCGACGTGCATCGGCTGCTGGACGCGGGCGTGGAGCGGGTAGTGGTCGGCAGCGTGGCGATCCGTGATCCGGAACGGGTAGTCGACTGGCTGCGGCGTCACGGTGCGGATCGCTTCACGATCGCGCTGGATACACGCTGGCAGGAGGATCGCTGGACGTTGCCGAGCGCCGGCTGGACCCAGGCCGAGGCGCGCACGCTCGATGACCTGGCGCCATGGTTCGCGGCGCGTGGCGCCCGCCACCTGCTGTGCACCGACATCGACCGGGATGGCATGTTGGCGGGCCCCAACCTGACGCTGTACCGCCACCTGTCGGACATTGCCCCGGCGCTTGCCGTGCAGGCGTCCGGTGGCGTGCGTTCGATCGACGACATCCGCGATGCGCGAGTGGCCGGCGCGAGCAGCGTGATTCTTGGGCGAGGACTGCTGGAAGGCTGCTTCGGGTTGGCGGAGGCGATGGCTGCATGA
- a CDS encoding methylthioribulose 1-phosphate dehydratase, with product MQELPSSVDPSRFALCADAVAEAARELASLGWTPATSSNFSMRVNEEVVAITISGRDKGRLGREDIMLVDMAGHAVGTRARPSAETELHTQAYRRLPQAQVVLHTHSRTQSVASRLFAREGAVRLEGWELQKAITGYTTHDSVLEIPVFPNTQHMPELVERIDAWLDAGKPLHAYLIDGHGIYTWGADMAEARRHLEALEFLLGCELDLRRLSA from the coding sequence ATGCAGGAATTGCCCTCTTCCGTCGATCCATCCCGTTTCGCGCTTTGCGCGGACGCCGTCGCCGAGGCCGCGCGCGAGCTCGCGTCACTGGGCTGGACGCCGGCGACCAGCAGCAATTTCTCCATGCGCGTGAACGAGGAGGTGGTTGCCATCACCATCTCCGGCCGCGACAAGGGTCGCCTGGGGCGCGAGGACATCATGCTGGTCGACATGGCCGGCCATGCGGTCGGCACGCGCGCGCGCCCCAGCGCCGAAACCGAGCTTCACACGCAGGCCTACCGTCGCCTGCCCCAGGCGCAGGTAGTCCTGCATACCCATTCGCGCACGCAGAGCGTGGCCTCGCGGCTGTTCGCCCGCGAGGGCGCGGTGCGGCTGGAAGGCTGGGAACTGCAGAAGGCGATCACCGGCTACACCACGCACGATAGCGTGCTGGAGATCCCGGTCTTCCCCAACACGCAGCACATGCCCGAGCTGGTCGAGCGCATCGACGCCTGGCTGGATGCCGGCAAGCCGCTGCATGCCTACCTGATCGACGGCCACGGTATCTACACCTGGGGCGCCGACATGGCCGAGGCGCGCCGTCATCTCGAGGCGCTCGAATTCCTGCTCGGCTGCGAACTCGACCTGAGGAGACTGTCCGCATGA
- a CDS encoding 1,2-dihydroxy-3-keto-5-methylthiopentene dioxygenase encodes MSRLRIFEDTQPSTPVSVHTAPAEIARELGQVGVRFEQWEANAPIAPGASQEEVVAAYRDDIDRLMREEGYQSVDVISLAPDHPDRAALRKKFLSEHTHSEDEVRFFVAGSGQFTLHLAGKVYDVLCEAGDLIGVPDGTPHWFDMSESPYFVAIRLFTNKDGWVANFTGTDIAERFPRMDPGSR; translated from the coding sequence ATGAGCCGCCTGCGCATCTTCGAGGACACCCAGCCGTCCACGCCGGTTTCCGTGCATACCGCACCGGCCGAGATCGCCCGCGAGCTCGGCCAGGTCGGCGTGCGCTTCGAGCAGTGGGAGGCCAATGCGCCCATTGCTCCGGGGGCCAGTCAGGAAGAAGTCGTCGCCGCCTACCGCGATGACATCGACCGCCTGATGCGCGAAGAGGGCTACCAGTCGGTCGACGTCATAAGCCTGGCGCCTGATCACCCGGACCGCGCGGCGCTGCGAAAGAAATTCCTCAGCGAACACACCCACAGCGAAGACGAGGTGCGCTTCTTTGTCGCCGGCAGCGGCCAGTTCACCCTGCACCTCGCAGGCAAGGTGTACGACGTGCTGTGCGAGGCAGGCGACCTGATCGGCGTACCTGACGGCACGCCACACTGGTTCGACATGAGCGAATCGCCCTACTTCGTCGCCATCCGTCTGTTCACCAACAAAGACGGCTGGGTCGCCAACTTCACCGGCACCGACATCGCCGAACGCTTCCCGCGGATGGATCCGGGCTCGCGCTAG
- the hisIE gene encoding bifunctional phosphoribosyl-AMP cyclohydrolase/phosphoribosyl-ATP diphosphatase HisIE translates to MTEALDFAKGGGLVPAIVQHWLTGQVLMLGYMDAEALAATQASGLVTFHSRSKGRLWTKGESSGNVLRMRSLHVDCDADTLLVLAEPAGPTCHRGTSSCFDGARLPLGFLAELDALVARRAVERPAGSYTTQLFEGGIRRIAQKVGEEGVETALAAVAQDDAEFLGEAADLLFHLTVALHARGLGLSHVAALLADRHAQQSVK, encoded by the coding sequence ATGACCGAGGCGCTCGACTTCGCCAAGGGCGGCGGCCTGGTGCCCGCGATCGTGCAGCATTGGCTGACCGGCCAAGTGCTGATGCTGGGCTATATGGATGCCGAAGCGCTGGCGGCCACACAAGCGAGCGGCCTGGTGACCTTCCACAGCCGCAGCAAGGGGCGCCTGTGGACCAAGGGCGAGAGTTCGGGGAACGTGCTCCGGATGAGGAGCCTGCATGTCGACTGCGACGCGGATACGCTGCTGGTGCTCGCCGAGCCGGCCGGGCCGACCTGCCATCGCGGCACGTCCAGCTGCTTCGACGGAGCACGGCTCCCCTTGGGCTTTCTCGCCGAACTCGATGCGCTGGTCGCCCGGCGGGCGGTCGAGCGGCCCGCCGGCAGCTACACCACGCAACTGTTCGAGGGCGGCATTCGCCGCATCGCCCAGAAGGTTGGCGAGGAAGGCGTGGAGACAGCACTTGCCGCCGTCGCGCAGGACGATGCGGAGTTTCTAGGCGAAGCTGCCGACCTGCTGTTCCACCTCACGGTGGCCCTGCATGCGCGTGGACTGGGACTCTCGCACGTCGCTGCCCTGCTGGCAGATCGGCATGCGCAGCAGTCGGTGAAGTGA
- the hisC gene encoding histidinol-phosphate transaminase: MSVLELARAEIRALVPYSSARMEATGGALMLNANESAWAPFGDAGLDCHRYPDPQPAALVERLAGLYGARPDQVLVGRGSDEAIDLLVRAFCRAGEDAILVQPPTFGMYAVCARVQDAAVVEVPLSADFTLDVHALLAAVTPAVKLVFVCAPNNPTGAGVSLESVEELARRLAGRALLVVDEAYVEFAGSASAATLLDRYEHLAVLRTLSKAWALAGARIGCLLANPDVVALLRRILPPYPLPRPCVAAALDALSSAGQATARERIGVVRAERTRMAAALAAMPGVRAVLPSQANFLAVRFGDAGSAYRRLSGAGIVVRDVRRYPGLDDALRITVGTPEENSRVLAVLGGEA, from the coding sequence ATGAGCGTGCTGGAACTCGCGCGCGCGGAGATCCGCGCGCTGGTGCCGTATTCCTCCGCGCGCATGGAGGCAACAGGTGGTGCGTTGATGCTCAACGCGAATGAATCGGCGTGGGCGCCGTTCGGCGATGCCGGACTGGATTGCCATCGCTACCCGGACCCGCAGCCGGCGGCGCTGGTCGAACGGCTGGCCGGACTGTATGGCGCAAGACCCGATCAGGTACTGGTCGGTCGGGGCAGCGACGAGGCAATCGACCTGCTGGTGCGCGCGTTCTGCCGCGCCGGCGAAGACGCGATCCTGGTGCAGCCGCCGACCTTCGGGATGTATGCGGTCTGCGCGCGCGTGCAGGACGCCGCGGTGGTCGAAGTGCCGCTGTCGGCGGATTTCACACTCGATGTCCACGCGCTGCTGGCGGCAGTGACGCCGGCGGTCAAGCTGGTCTTTGTCTGTGCACCGAACAATCCGACCGGGGCGGGTGTGTCCCTGGAGTCGGTCGAAGAACTGGCGCGACGACTGGCCGGGCGTGCGCTGCTGGTGGTGGACGAGGCTTACGTGGAGTTCGCCGGCAGCGCCAGCGCCGCAACGTTGCTCGATCGCTACGAGCACTTGGCCGTGCTGCGCACGCTGTCCAAGGCGTGGGCGCTGGCCGGTGCGCGTATCGGTTGTCTGCTGGCCAATCCCGATGTGGTGGCCTTGTTGCGACGCATCCTGCCGCCCTATCCGCTTCCGCGCCCTTGCGTGGCCGCGGCGCTGGACGCGTTGTCGTCGGCGGGGCAGGCGACGGCGCGTGAACGCATTGGTGTGGTGCGCGCCGAACGTACGCGGATGGCGGCCGCGCTGGCAGCGATGCCGGGTGTGCGCGCCGTGCTTCCGTCGCAGGCGAATTTCCTTGCCGTGCGTTTCGGGGACGCGGGCAGTGCGTACCGGCGGCTGTCAGGTGCCGGGATCGTGGTACGTGACGTGCGGCGTTACCCGGGGCTGGACGATGCCCTGCGCATCACGGTCGGTACGCCGGAGGAAAACAGCCGGGTGCTGGCCGTGCTCGGGGGTGAGGCGTGA
- the hisH gene encoding imidazole glycerol phosphate synthase subunit HisH — MGAASPPVVLVDAGGTNIGSVRYALQRLGVEAPLTSDPATIRAAGKVILPGVGAAGPAMARLRALGLVDVLRGLSQPVLGVCLGMQLLCSRSEEGEVDCLDVIPVAVRRLRAAPGLRVPHMGWNRLHACASHPLLEGVPADAQAYFVHSYAVPAGDYTLASTHHGAVFSAVVARGNFFGMQFHPERSAAVGARLLRNFLDL, encoded by the coding sequence TTGGGCGCCGCCAGCCCGCCCGTCGTGCTGGTCGACGCCGGCGGCACCAACATCGGCTCCGTGCGTTATGCCCTGCAGCGACTGGGCGTAGAAGCGCCGCTGACCTCCGATCCAGCGACGATCCGCGCAGCCGGCAAGGTGATCCTTCCCGGCGTCGGTGCAGCGGGTCCGGCGATGGCGCGATTGCGTGCGCTGGGTCTGGTCGACGTGCTGCGCGGGCTCAGCCAGCCGGTGCTTGGCGTGTGCCTGGGCATGCAGCTCCTTTGCTCGCGCTCGGAAGAGGGTGAGGTGGATTGCCTGGACGTCATCCCGGTCGCGGTGCGGCGGCTTCGGGCCGCGCCGGGGCTGAGGGTGCCGCACATGGGTTGGAACCGGCTGCATGCGTGCGCCAGTCATCCCTTGCTCGAGGGCGTGCCCGCCGACGCGCAGGCCTATTTCGTGCACAGCTATGCGGTGCCGGCAGGCGATTACACGCTTGCATCAACCCACCACGGCGCGGTGTTCTCGGCCGTGGTGGCGCGCGGCAATTTCTTCGGCATGCAGTTCCATCCGGAACGCTCGGCTGCAGTGGGCGCTCGCCTGTTGCGCAATTTCCTGGACCTATGA